A window of the Candidatus Omnitrophota bacterium genome harbors these coding sequences:
- the pgsA gene encoding CDP-diacylglycerol--glycerol-3-phosphate 3-phosphatidyltransferase: protein MNLPTRLTVLRIFLSFLLLPLIIWPGAGVKALALIVFIIACVTDYLDGYWARSRNLCSTLGAFLDPLADKILVIGAFLGFVQLGLIPAWLVLLVLARDFLISALRLVAAERGKVIAANLGGKAKTVAQMVAVGLSVLFLGVRELGILQGQWSAERDALLNQSVFLLVAVAVLLTVISGAQYWIANRSVLYDSAEKS from the coding sequence ATGAATCTGCCCACCCGGCTCACGGTCCTCAGGATTTTCCTGTCCTTTCTGCTGCTGCCCTTGATTATCTGGCCCGGGGCGGGGGTTAAGGCCCTGGCGTTGATTGTATTTATTATCGCCTGTGTCACCGATTATTTGGATGGCTATTGGGCGCGCAGCCGGAATCTTTGTTCTACCTTGGGTGCTTTTTTGGATCCCTTGGCTGACAAAATTTTGGTGATCGGTGCCTTTTTGGGCTTTGTGCAGCTTGGCTTGATTCCAGCCTGGCTGGTGCTCTTGGTTTTGGCCCGGGATTTCCTCATCAGTGCCTTGCGTTTGGTAGCGGCTGAAAGAGGGAAGGTGATTGCCGCGAATCTGGGGGGCAAGGCCAAGACCGTGGCGCAAATGGTGGCCGTAGGCCTGAGTGTCCTGTTCCTGGGTGTCCGCGAGCTGGGGATTTTGCAGGGGCAATGGAGTGCAGAGCGTGACGCCCTGCTGAATCAATCGGTTTTTCTTCTGGTTGCGGTTGCTGTATTGCTGACCGTGATTTCCGGGGCGCAGTACTGGATTGCCAACCGTTCCGTTCTCTACGATTCCGCGGAAAAATCCTGA
- the thpR gene encoding RNA 2',3'-cyclic phosphodiesterase: MIRTFIAIEIPDSVKRALQSFQQKIQGLPAQITWVKPQNIHLTLRFLGDTQETVLPKLKTLLEDKCKGLSPLKLELGEFGVFESIQNPRVLWVGLTGNLGPLEKFARQIELGVRELRFPKESKPFNAHLTLGRVRRVPDRRHMAEALEQAIALWAGTRSAKPFSLERVHLIQSELSASGPAYTPLWTQDFSAES, translated from the coding sequence GTGATTCGCACCTTCATCGCAATTGAGATACCGGACTCCGTCAAACGCGCGCTCCAGTCCTTTCAGCAAAAAATCCAAGGCCTCCCGGCTCAGATAACCTGGGTCAAACCTCAAAATATTCATCTGACACTGCGTTTCCTGGGCGATACGCAGGAGACTGTTCTGCCCAAACTCAAAACGCTGCTGGAGGACAAGTGCAAAGGTCTGAGTCCTTTGAAACTCGAGTTGGGAGAATTCGGGGTCTTTGAGTCCATCCAGAACCCGCGGGTCCTGTGGGTGGGGCTCACGGGAAACCTCGGGCCATTGGAAAAGTTCGCGAGACAAATCGAGCTTGGGGTCAGGGAGCTGCGTTTCCCAAAGGAATCCAAACCCTTCAACGCCCATTTGACCCTGGGCCGGGTGCGCCGCGTCCCCGACCGCCGGCACATGGCCGAGGCACTCGAGCAAGCCATAGCCCTTTGGGCAGGGACTCGATCTGCTAAACCTTTTTCCCTGGAACGGGTCCATCTCATCCAAAGTGAGCTCAGTGCCAGCGGCCCGGCTTACACCCCTTTGTGGACTCAGGATTTTTCCGCGGAATCGTAG
- a CDS encoding CinA family nicotinamide mononucleotide deamidase-related protein yields MRTQKQITILGIGNELLSGSVTNTNATYLSSQLARLGILVDRHVVVPDELDVIVSAIQECRARQSSVITTGGLGPTADDLSLEAVARYLDVPLEPSPRTEAHILKRIANYNQRASRAAAKMAQIPRGALILLNSLGTAPGVICSQDEFFVASLPGPPVELQPMFEQKVLPFLAKWAGRSPCFLRTRLRTAGLAEPQVIRKLGRYAAGVPGKLGVGIYTSYNGLDIVLEALTQSKSKRPPALMREYAQEIHRRLGPAVYAEADGTLEAIIGQLLRKKGLSLSLAESCTGGLISKMITDAPGASDYYRGSILAYSNGIKSSHLKISEALLRKHGAVSGPVARAMAKGVRESINTEIGVSITGIAGPTGGSAQKPVGTAFVGIADSRGSRVHQIRGYGTRSTVRKGLASKTLNLLRLHLLER; encoded by the coding sequence TTGAGAACGCAAAAGCAAATCACAATCCTGGGTATCGGCAACGAACTGCTGTCCGGGTCCGTTACCAATACAAACGCCACTTATCTCTCCAGCCAATTGGCTCGCTTAGGAATTCTAGTGGATCGCCACGTGGTGGTGCCCGATGAACTGGACGTCATTGTCAGCGCCATCCAGGAGTGCCGGGCGCGCCAAAGCAGCGTAATCACCACCGGAGGACTGGGCCCCACAGCCGATGACCTGAGCCTGGAGGCGGTTGCCCGCTATTTGGATGTTCCCTTGGAGCCTTCACCCAGAACCGAGGCTCATATCCTCAAACGCATCGCCAACTACAACCAGCGAGCCAGCCGCGCTGCAGCAAAGATGGCCCAAATTCCGCGGGGCGCCTTGATATTGCTCAATTCATTAGGCACAGCTCCGGGGGTGATTTGTTCGCAGGATGAGTTTTTTGTCGCATCTCTTCCCGGGCCCCCCGTTGAACTCCAACCCATGTTTGAACAAAAAGTCCTCCCCTTTTTGGCCAAATGGGCGGGTCGCTCCCCCTGTTTTTTGAGGACGCGCTTGCGCACCGCAGGTCTTGCCGAGCCCCAAGTCATCCGTAAGCTCGGCCGCTATGCAGCAGGAGTGCCGGGAAAGCTCGGTGTGGGGATTTACACCAGCTACAACGGTCTCGATATTGTGTTAGAGGCCCTCACCCAATCAAAATCCAAACGCCCTCCGGCCCTGATGCGTGAATATGCCCAAGAAATCCACAGACGCTTGGGTCCTGCGGTCTATGCAGAGGCCGATGGAACTCTGGAAGCAATCATCGGCCAGCTTTTGCGCAAGAAGGGCTTAAGCCTCAGCCTGGCCGAGTCTTGTACCGGAGGTTTGATTTCTAAAATGATCACGGACGCCCCGGGTGCCTCGGATTACTACCGGGGTTCTATCCTCGCTTACAGCAATGGAATCAAGAGCTCCCACCTGAAGATTTCCGAGGCTCTCCTGCGTAAGCACGGGGCCGTCAGCGGGCCCGTGGCCCGTGCCATGGCAAAGGGCGTGCGCGAATCCATAAATACGGAGATCGGCGTTTCAATCACCGGAATTGCCGGCCCCACAGGAGGAAGCGCTCAGAAGCCGGTGGGAACAGCCTTTGTGGGTATTGCGGACAGCCGGGGCTCTCGTGTGCATCAAATCCGGGGTTACGGAACCCGGAGCACGGTAAGAAAAGGGCTGGCGAGCAAAACCCTCAACTTGCTTCGCCTCCATCTCCTGGAAAGGTGA
- a CDS encoding ornithine cyclodeaminase family protein (catalyzes the interconversion of alanine and pyruvate), translating into MVQIRVLSAAHIEKAVTMKEAIRYVEKAFIAYGRGQSRMPAKVYLDLPQFKGDFRAMPAFLSHPEIAGIKWVNVHPENHKRGLPAVMGIVLLSDPRTGTPLAILEGAYLTRLRTGAAGGVAAKYLARKKSRVAALVGTGAQAAFQLEALREQFPIEEVRAWGLRRGEAKALLNSLSLGRCKAIACKDVESCVRGADIVVTQTPSRRPLVQAKWISPGTHINAIGADAPGKQELSAALLKKSRIWIDDWTQALHSGEVNVPLRKKQIRKRDICGSLSEVVLGEKQGRLSDEEITIFDSTGLAIQDMSVAYAVYNRCKRNGIGVQLNWT; encoded by the coding sequence ATGGTGCAGATTCGTGTGCTTTCTGCGGCCCACATTGAGAAGGCCGTTACGATGAAAGAGGCTATTCGCTATGTCGAGAAGGCCTTCATAGCCTACGGTCGAGGCCAGAGCCGGATGCCGGCCAAGGTTTACCTCGATTTGCCGCAGTTCAAGGGTGATTTTCGTGCCATGCCCGCCTTCCTAAGCCATCCCGAGATAGCAGGAATCAAATGGGTCAATGTCCACCCGGAAAATCACAAGCGTGGGCTTCCCGCAGTGATGGGCATTGTGCTGCTGAGCGATCCCCGCACAGGCACACCCTTGGCTATTTTGGAAGGTGCCTATCTGACGCGCCTGCGAACCGGGGCGGCCGGGGGTGTGGCTGCCAAATATCTGGCCAGGAAAAAAAGCCGGGTTGCGGCTTTGGTGGGGACAGGAGCCCAAGCGGCCTTTCAGCTGGAGGCGCTGCGGGAGCAGTTTCCTATTGAGGAAGTGAGAGCCTGGGGACTGCGCCGGGGAGAGGCCAAGGCTTTGTTGAATTCGCTGTCTCTGGGCAGGTGCAAGGCGATTGCCTGCAAGGACGTGGAGTCGTGTGTGCGAGGGGCGGATATTGTCGTGACGCAGACGCCGAGCCGGCGGCCCTTGGTTCAAGCAAAATGGATTTCGCCGGGGACCCACATCAATGCGATCGGCGCAGATGCACCGGGCAAGCAAGAGCTGTCAGCCGCACTGCTTAAAAAGTCGCGCATTTGGATTGATGACTGGACCCAGGCTTTACATTCGGGTGAGGTCAATGTGCCCTTGCGCAAGAAGCAAATCCGTAAGAGGGATATTTGTGGGAGTTTGAGTGAAGTGGTTCTGGGCGAAAAGCAGGGAAGGCTTAGTGACGAAGAGATTACTATTTTTGATTCAACCGGGCTTGCAATTCAGGACATGAGCGTGGCTTATGCAGTTTACAATCGCTGTAAACGAAACGGGATAGGAGTCCAGCTCAACTGGACTTGA